Genomic DNA from Prunus persica cultivar Lovell chromosome G1, Prunus_persica_NCBIv2, whole genome shotgun sequence:
ATTGGACTGAATCTTCCTTCTTGTCTCCCAATTTGAACATAGAAGGTAAAATCTGCAAAACTCacaccaaaaaatcaaaaaatttagactGTTGTCtttgataaataattaaaaaataaaaataaaaacaagctCAGACCCTACAATCAATGTTTCTCACAAAGTTTGAGCAACCAAACATAGAAACTATACGGTTAAAGCTCTTACCTTGTAAATCCAATTCTGTAGTATCAGAGAAAGCTCGTAAGCCGCCAAATACAAGTATCGCAACAGTAACAGCACAAAAGAATTGATCGTTCGCAAGCTATTTAGATGCCTCCAACAcaggttttgggtttttatgaTGCTATATGGATCTTCCAACACAGATTTGGGGTTTTTATAATTGGGGGTATTTCCTAAAGATTTATGATATATTGGAAGACGAAGAGGAGATGCAGAAAtcgagaggaagaggaggagacGCTGCTTTGTTTTCATTGCTTCTTCACGAATCACGCACGGCTCCTAGAGTCTAGACGCTTTGAGTTTGAGTCCAACTCCAACTCTCCAACTCCAAATCTATTTGTTATGTCATCAAGGCTGGGTGGTTGTTTGTCAAGTGTTTTTATTAAGTCACTTAAGTCTGCCGGTAAGTAATTGGTCATTgcatcaattttttatattttttattttattttatttacttgctgTTCTAAgttccaagttccaacttGGTAGTGAAAAAATGCAGTAGATGATTTAAGTGGGCTCGGGCTCGTGTCGTGCTTGGAGCGGGCTCGGGCTCGTGCCGTGCTTGGAGCGGGCTCGGGCTAAGCCCGTCTCATGTCGGGCCACGGGCCGGCCCGGTCCATTGGACCTTTTTTTAAATCCCAGCCCGGTCTAAGCTTTCGTGCCGTGCCGAGCACGGCCCATTAATATTCGTGCTCGTGCCGCGCCGTGCCTCATTTAAATGGGATGAACTCGTGCCGTGCTGGGCCGGCCCGAcccgtttgacacctctagACGCAATGATGTAATAAGGACAACCCAGTAGGCATTAATATTGGGGCAATATGAATTCAGAAGCAATTATGGAATCAGGGCCTAAGCGGGCCTGCATAACTTTGTTTGACTGAGGTCCAAGGAGGAAGAGATCGGATCATGTTTTATCTGGACTTGCTAATAACCTTGTTATAAAAGTTCAAGTCCAATTCTTTGACTCAGGTCGTTGTGAACATATccacagaaaataaaataaaaaacagcaGAAAGCTTGGTgagtattttatttaaaaagaatttaaagaGTGAAATCCCAATGGAGGGtatgtttaaataaaaaagagaatcCAATTCTCACAATATTGGGGATTTGGAAAAGCAAAAGTGGATGGCATTCTCACATATaccaaggattttgtttttccattgtttttcttcttttttgaagaTACAAAGAAAAGGGGAAATCATTTACTTGACTGCCATGATTCTCATATATACCAAGGATTTGGAGAGTTATGATTCAATCTCAGGGAGATTAAGATGTACAGAACACTTCATTTTGCATTTTAAAGGTAGAAGCAGAAAACACATTGATCCCTTGCTTCCATATTTCATTCGAACCTCCTACTCATCCTTTTAggtcatctctctctccccctttgCTACGCTTGTttgatttctctcttttttctttatttacttttcttttggaataTATACTtcaccttttattttctttaaatataattgaatGGGTAGTACTAGCTACTGTAATGTGTAAGTGTAgtctttattttcaaataaatagaATCCCATTCTATGTCCGTCCGGATAAACATTTGTGTGCCACTGAAATAATATTAAGTCATatctgataatttttttatttgatataaTATGATTCGCtggaaattaataatatttcttttctagTCTGTCCCACTGGTAGTGTAAGTGTTGTGTGGCTTCTCCACCACCTGacctatatattatatatcgaTTCTGCAATATCCAAAGAAATTTGAGtagaaaaagatgaaaagctgcttcttctttcttttcttcaccTAAAGCAAGAAAAATGATTTCTCGTTGTAATGAGACAAAACATCCAATCCCTGTCGTCACTCCTTTGCCACTCTCGCACCAAGATCAGCCACGTAGGCATGCTGCTTGCTAGCTAGGATATGATGTGATGTGCTGCTCGCTTTTTCGTGCCTCCTCCTTCAAGTTGAGGCCGCACCCGCATGAGATATGTATATTAAAGATTTGCATCAGGAAAAGTCAAAGGGTATTACCATTAGACGGTTGTGATGCAGGCGCATATAACTGGGTGCATGTTTTATATGGTCCCACATATTAGATATTGTCTTGTATCCTGGGCCAAGTTTGAAATTTGCGTGTTGACCGGagacctatatatatatatatatatatatgcgaaTGCGATGCAGACGAAAAAGAAGACATGCACCACAGCCACAGGCCACAGGCCACAGGCCACATCAcatgaagagaagagaagagaagagaagagaagagaagagaagaatatTATTCTAGGCATTGGCAAGGCAGGCATTAGTTAACGATCAGAACAGTATTAGTCTAATGATTGGTGCACTCTTTaaagttttataaatttataggaACCTAGCTTACTGGCTAGCTTAAAGTCTTGGtctcatatattatataaatgatATGTCTGTTTGTGTGtagaaattggaaaatgaTTTGTACTACTTGTAGTGGAAGTAGTTGGAGTCTTGCAGAAGGAGGTATCTGCAGCAGGTACGtagcagaaaaagaaaaggtaaagTAAAGGAGATGggaatgaattaattaatggGAGATGATAAAGCTTTCATTCATCACCAATCCAACACCATAAGGTAAAAGATTATGTCTATGGTGGTACATCCACCCATCTTATattcaacaaatatatatgtgacCTGAATTTCCACTTATTTGAGTCTGATTTTCGTTGTTGTTGGATAGTTTGTTTGTCCCCACTTGAACTAGACAAATGACCAACCCTACTTTACTTTACACCTTGAGATCGAGAACAACGGCATTAATTACACTGCCTTGTAGGCAGGTCCCTGTGTCAGGCAAGCTTTAACCTTTGAAGAGAGGCATGCATTTTCGTTACTATTCGCTTCTTTTTCCATTATTTTGACTTGAGAAATCTTCTGTGTTGTTTGTTGCACACATTTATTGTCAAAGTAGTCAGTACAACAAACAAAGACGTGACAGAgctgaataataataataataataataataataatagttcTTAATCAATTCACTATGTGTAAAAGTAACAACCCATAACACATGTTACACATTCACTTAGGTTTCTGTTCTATACAATTCAAGAGAGAAGATATTTAATTAACTAGCTAATGAAGAATTAAAGATGAGAGATGGATCATCGAACACTGAAGCATATATGTTATAGCAAGGTGCATGCGTAGCTAGCTAGCTGGCTGGCTGATGAGGTTGATTTTTAACCTTTGGTTCTGATAATAGTGATGGTGCCTCTGCCCTGAGTGTGAATTCTGGTAAGGGCCACCACAGCTTTGCCAGAAAGGCCAGGGCCATCAGCAGACACGCATGGCCGACACGCAAAGTCCCCGACTGGATGTCGTACTGGCCTTGTTGGCGGCATTAGGATCCTCTCGTTGATGTCGTTTAAGGTAATGTCCCCTTCTACTCCGCCCGGCTTCACCAATGCAAATGGATAAACCACCTTTCTTATCACccccttcttctttctcctcttttCATCACTGCTGCTACCACCTACTACTGCTCATCCAATTTTAATAATCTATTAATTatacatatttgtttttacGTTCGTACccaatttatattatatataggcACAACTTTTGATTGAGTGagcgaaagaaagaaaaatatatgtacCTGCAGCTGGACGAGCAGGTAAATAATCAGAGTTGGTATTGGCTGAGTCCTCTTtgtaagaagaagaagaggaggaatCAATAGCTTCAGGAGCTGGCATTGGTGCCTCTTCTGCTGTGTTTATCTTTGTAACTCTGTTTGTCTCCTCACAGACTCTGCTGATTGGTGTGGTTATACTTACAGGATCACCCGGTAGAACTGAAAGTAAATCCAACTTTAATTAGTCTTTAAATTCCATAATTaataagaaacaaacaaaccagtaatttaaaataattacctGAAAGCGCACTGGAACTGGTTAGCTGGGTCATGCAGTCAAAATTCTCAGAAAATTCCCAGTGTGAATTCCAGTGGCTCTGTTAATTCCAAGTAGAATATGTAAATATGTCAGCgtgaaattaatttaaaaaacaggGCATGCCATGCAGTAGAGATAGAGAAGTAGGTACCTTTTCAAGAACACTAGTCGTAGTAGCGGAATGGTTGATCTCGTTATCGGTATACAAGAGCACCCGTCTTCTTTTGGAAGGCTCGCTAAATTCAAGCAAAGCATCTTCCAAGTACCCCGTTGAGAAATCTGACTGATCTACCAGTGGAGGTGAGCAACACGGTGccttcatcatcatcgtcatcatcatgtacTCATCCATAGCTGCAACAATATAAAGACAAGAAGTTTATATAAGGAAGGAATGTagacagaaaacaaaaacagtgagagagagagagagagagagagagagagagaaaacaaaagcagaAGTGGAAGTGGCGGTGGTGGTACCTAAAGACATTCTGTCTGTGTTGTTGACAAGTCCAAGGTGGTTGTTATGAGAATCCCAAGCTAGGGAAGAGCTGTAGAGGCTACTGCTTGTGTAAGCCATGGACAAGCTTAGTATGATTTGATCTGATATAAATGAAATGTATGATCTACTAGGAATCAGGCCCATACATTAATTGATGCTGAAAATGCTtctatttatatttatgtgCAAGCCTTAGCTTATAGCCCAgccatggagagagagagagagagagagagagagagagaggaaaaagttaaaaagaatcatatgatttcagaagaagaagccagTCAACGGCattgctttttttatatttaattttaaattacaaagaaaaaaaagagaggagaaaaagTAGGGTGTCCCTTGGGATTCGGAAAATGTAGTCtcacttttattaattttgtgtggtTAAGATATGTATGCAATGGATATGTGTGTGGGGGACTAAATAATTGCAAAGGGTACTCATATGATGATGTCTGCATTGCATGTAAAAAAGCAAATATTGTATTTGTAAGATTTGTAAGGCAAGGAAAAGATATGCCCCCATATCCTACGACTGTTAcacacaaattcaaatttcggctttttcttttttgtttcctacCGTCAACCCTTCTCCTTTGGGCACTTTTTTCTACACCTTCTCTCACCATCGTGAGGTCTTTTCACATCTGAATTCTCTTGGCTGGTTTAAATTGAGTTTGGGTTGGTCCCACTTCTTGGCATGCATGTTTGTGGGGTACACTGAAATggatggaagaagaagaagaattcatatttaatatgatgggtggggTGGGTGAGTGTGGGACCGGTAGTTCCCTTTGATCATGGAGTTTGCGTGGCCAAAGTTTAGCTGATGTGAGTCACCCACATTGTATTTCGTGGGGATGTTGATTGTTGCACAATCCGACGGCAGAGCATGTTTGTTCCATGTGTCGTACAGAGTTATTGTGTGGTGGTTTGTGCCAAAAACACACTCATCTTTAATCGGACGGTGACAAAGAGAATGGGCCGAGCCGAACATAAATGTTCGTATTGGACTTCTACGGAAGTCCAATCAGAAGTACTCATTGAGCGTTATTAGGCCCATGGACAGCTGGATTCGTACCCATTTACTGCTAATGTCACAATTTAGCACTAATCCCTCTTCTCTGTGTGAGTGAGAATTTGAACTCGACAAAATGGGACCCCAAATTTTCACTGTGTTTAAGTAATAATGTAAAGCTTTCGGGGGTGCTTTTCTGCACATGCATACACAGGTTGATAAAAATGCCCAATCTTTCAAAGTTTCTGGTTAAGAAATCATCATTATGGTCTCTTTTGATTCATTTGAATTggatttaaaattattaaattcatGCGTGATTGAATAGTTTCGTTCTGGatccatctttttattttcggGTAATTTTCCATCTTTCTGTAAATTAATACATAAATGCTCATTTTCCGTAcgtatgaaaagaaaatagagaagagagaaagattgTGGTAACTTAAGGACAAGACAGGGATCATAATCCATTAAATAAGCGTAATTAGGACAAGAATATGACATAAAATAGTATTAGTAGTGCCTGAAAGAGTCAACGATATCTCAGCAAATGACCCTTGGTAGGGTACATGTTTATTTCAACTTAACACACTAATCTCATTTGACATTGGATTTGCTGGTCCCCCTTTTATGTATTCGGCCAGCCAATGGCTTATGGGACAACATATCCTGCAGGTGCAACACAGAGAATTACAAAGTCAGTCAAACACAAACAGATGAATAGCCATGTCACAAGCTctattatatatgtaaatgGATTTACCCACGGAACAGAAGAACAATAACAAAAGCCCAACCAAAGggtaacaaaaatggaaaagcaaTCTTGACAATCAATTAAGGGCATTATCATGTTTGTAAAAGCCCAAAGGGTGTATAGATACTTACTTCCGCACTTCTTTCCAGCACGTCGGTTCTTGATTTTGCATCTCTTTGGAATAGTGATAGCAATGGCGGGATTGATACCAGCCTGCTTTGCCAAAGGGGACAACAAAACAGCACACAGGCATTTTGGGGCAGTACTTATCAAGGCCCCAACTTTGGTGCAACAAGTTGGAGGAACCTTGGCCCTCACATTTCTGGCTGAGCTCAAGCACGGGCTCAAGCTAGTTGCTGCTGACCTAATTGGGGTCTTTCCACATTCCCCAGCTGCACCAACTTCCTCAAAAAATGCTCTTGAAGCTACCagaaacacaaacacacaaacaagGCAGCCTTTCATCTTGTTCAACCTCTTATGTAATGTATTAATTGCTAGACTAAGGCGCTGTGGTTCTTATGTCTTGTACACTGAtccacatacatatatatatatatatatagcttgaGGGGGAAACCGTGCTTTTGTACTAGTGCGGTGGTTGTGGAGACGTGGAAGGATGACTATGGTTTGTGCCCTAGTTTATTCAACATGTAATCATTTTGATTGAATTGCATGGGGTGTTCACACTGAGCATTAAGTTAGTGATACTACTTTCACAAGGTGACACAACATTAGATTTTGGTAAGCTGTGTCTATTGAGTTGAGTGCTTCTCcttcgtttttcttttttccagcATGTTCTTTTTGTCCGCACGAATTTGAGGTATGCTTTGAGTAGGTGAACATTTTCAGGAGAGTCTCCAAATTTTAGTTAAAATAGTTAGAAAACTATTATAGTAAACTACTTAAAATGTGTTTTCTCCAGTAATGTTCTCTATTTTGGCTAatctgaaatattttattattattttatctttctctttctatctctttctcttgcaaatcaaatattttaaaaagaaaagtagaaatCCAACCCCACCAATCTCCCAAatgtctctatctctctcctcctaGCCAAATTCTCTCTCGTCCTTACTAGATATAGAAAGTCAAAAGTTGGTTCTCCAAACTAGAGAGCCAAGTAGAGAGTCTACTAGAATGaagattttccttttttttatagccAAAATAACTAAAGATGAAAGAATAGAGAGTTTGCTGGAGATGCTCGTGGAGTTTGAATACATCCATCTATCCCAGCAAAATCTTTAAACACCTACAACTCATGCCGACATCATATTTCAACAAGTCCAAATgggcttttttctttgaagaaGGAAGACAACATGGGCTTctttattgaaaaaagaaaacatgggcTTCTTTATTGAAGAAGGCCCAATGGGTTCAGCTTGCAGACACAAGATATGGGCCGTAAATTCCAACTGGGCTTCTTTTTATTGAAGAAAGTCTGGCTGCGTGGAATCGGAGGGTTCATATCATTAATAATGGTGAATCTTCTGAAGTAGTGTCCAAGACAAGCCAAGAGAAAAAATTGCTTCATTTATCTCCCGTtcttaaaagaagaaaggaaagtcTTAGTtttagaaagaaaggaaacttCGTTCATTAATGGTCAATCTTCTGAAGTCGCAGAATGTTGTTGACTGTTGAAATGGAAGGAAATCTCCCAAATTAAACATCTTGTTCCCCACTGCATTCAACTGCCCTCCTCCGCCGACTTTCCGTCCCTCTCTCATCCGACATTATAAAACCTCTCACTTTGTCTCTCTCAAGAACATCAACAGCAACACACACATATCTCAAACTCAAACATACATCGTAAGACAGCCATTACCGTTACCATGCATAAGAGTAGTTCAGGGTCATCACTAGGACCAGGAGGGCTGGACTTAACCCAGTCCTTCTTCAAACCCATATCCAGTGCAGCCCCTCCTTCCCCCACCAAGCGCCACACCAAGATCTCCGTCGTCGGCGCTGGTAACGTCGGCATGGCCATTGCCCAAACCATCTTAACCCAAGACCTCGCCGACGAGCTCGTCCTCATCGACGTCAATCCCGACAAGCTACGCGGGGAGATGCTCGACCTCCAGCACGCCGCCGCCTTCCTCCCCCGCACCAAAATCCTGGCCTCCGTCGACTACGCCGTCACCGTTGGCTCCGACCTCTGCATAGTCACCGCCGGTGCCCGCCAGAATCTGGGAGAGTCCAGGCTCAACCTGCTCCAGAGGAACGTCGCTCTCTTCCGGAAAATCATCCCCCCACTCGTCAAGTTCTCGCCGGATACCATCTTACTCATCGTATCTAACCCGGTGGACGTCTTGACTCACGTGGCGTGGAAGCTATCCGGGTTTCCCAGCAACCGGGTCCTGGGGTCGGGGACCAATCTGGACTCTTCCAGGTTCCGCTTCCTCATCGCTGATCATCTTGACGTGAACGCCCAAGATGTGCAGGTGAGTTTATGAgttatatttgatttgttttgtagTAATGATTTAGCACCGTGTGGTAATAATATAGTAAGAGTGTGCGTGTGTTTACTTTAGGCTTACATCGTTGGGGAGCATGGAGACAGCTCAGTGGCTCTGTGGTCAAGCATCAGCGTAGGGGGAGTGCCGGTGCTGAGCTTCCTAGAGAAGCAGGAAATAGCGTACGAGAAAGAGACACTGGAGGAGATCCACAAGGCAGTGGTGGACAGCGCGTATGAAGTGATAAGCCTGAAAGGGTATACCTCTTGGGCAATAGGGTACTCGGTGGCTAACCTAGCTCGGAGCATACTGAGGGACCAGAGGAAGATCCACCCAGTTTCGGTTCTGGCCAAGGGCTTCTATGGAGTTGAAGGCGGGGAAGTGTTCTTGAGCTTGCCTGCGCAGCTGGGGAGAGGTGGGGTGTTGGGGGTCACCAATATACATCTCACTGATGAGGAGGAACAGAGGCTCAGGGACTCTGCTCGCACCATTTTGGATGTCCAATCTCAGTTGAACTTGGGGATATGATAATCCAAACATTATTATtaccatatatttttttcttatttaggaGAGTATTCGGtatactattttattattattttctgtttaGTTTCTTAGTTTGGTGTGTTTGAGTGATTTGCAAACATGAGATCATAGGAACTATTTTTGAACTATATCAAggattttaattatattatatatatttttgcttGGTGTAAGACTTTATTAATTCGAACATCAAAGTTGAACAGCATATCAGCCTTGCATTGATGGATCATGGATGGATGCCTTCTTCTCTTCCTGCAAAAATAATCAGTAATTATAAAACATATAACACTTGATGAGACTCAAGCCAAGGCACTTAAATGGTGGGTTGACAGAGTCCTCGTAAATAATCCTTACAAAAGTATCTTTTATGCCTCAAATTTCCAAGCTTTCGTTTCAACTGAAAGCAAGGGATAATTTGAATGTACAAGAATTTTCctccttttctgtttttgaatGTACAAGAATTTTCCTCCTTTTCGTTTCAACTAAAGCGGTAAGTATTCTGTAAATATTCAGTAGCTTGTTTGACCTACATATACGATATCAAGGATTTTATACTATATGGGACTGGACTggattttcaattaaaataaatatgagtCCTAGTGATTTTTTAGTGGGCTTAAAGTGTGTCTAGGACTGGATATGGGCCTTGGATCCAAGTCCCAAATAATTGGGGTTTAAAAATAGCCAAATACCTCATACTTTCataaatgtcagtttttatataaacttttaaaaatagcaaaaaactCACCTAAAATTACTCAAACACCCTCATAAGtaaaaacccacaaaaaccttttttttataaaaaaaaatgcaatctttgttttcaatttgattttaaacatatataaaacacTGAGGTTTGATTCCATGTTATATTATTGGAGGAGTTGAACCATGAATACGTTGATTCCTAGCTAGTCCGAGTACTGCATCCACCCAACATTGAGTTGAAGCAAAGCTTTTGTTCTATGATCTCCTTCATCTCCATTATCTAATTACTTAATTATCTCTAATAAGCCatatatttgtattatatatttacaaaGCATTCATAGAGTTATTGATTCATCTCCGCAATGTTAAAGTTCATATCAGAATCTAATTAGCAACTTTGAAGTCCATATATAGCTGGCAAAGGGTTGTGCGTGGCCTCCAATGGTGATAACATCAACATGGCTGacgacaaaaaataatacCAAAGCTTCGAGCCCAATGACAGAGACAACAGATACTAATATAGGGGagtttttatgtttaaaatcaaatgaaaacataGATTACAGGTTTcatgttttgcttttttaggtttttgtggattttagttttgagggcatttgagtatttttaagtgagtttttggctattttgaaagtttttataaaaactaacATTTATGAAATATGGGgtaaattttggctatttttaataaaaactcGCTTAGAAACCCCAGACGTGGGTTTCGAAGCTAGGGAGCACGCCTCCAGccatctctcttctctctcttcttcttcttctttctctcttcacctcttctcttctcctcttcttctctctttcttcctctcttctcttctcttctcctcttctctcttcttttagatcctctctctctcttcccctctGCCATATCTTCTCCGCTGCCATATATAGACCTCAGATCTTGGATGAAAGGCATATGGTGGAAGAAAAAATTGGTGAAAGGCagattcataacttcttcctttatatatatatatatatattaattttgcaattttttgttctttgagaTATGAAGGGAGGTGGCTGAGGAGTCTAAAGATGACGActtatatttgtatttttttatagatagaaaattgattttgttgtaattaatttggaaatgagaatataaaaataaaaaaataaaaacatggaATACTAATCTCAACTTTGGTGTTGTATTGCACCAAACAACT
This window encodes:
- the LOC18791036 gene encoding uncharacterized protein LOC18791036, whose amino-acid sequence is MGLIPSRSYISFISDQIILSLSMAYTSSSLYSSSLAWDSHNNHLGLVNNTDRMSLAMDEYMMMTMMMKAPCCSPPLVDQSDFSTGYLEDALLEFSEPSKRRRVLLYTDNEINHSATTTSVLEKSHWNSHWEFSENFDCMTQLTSSSALSVLPGDPVSITTPISRVCEETNRVTKINTAEEAPMPAPEAIDSSSSSSYKEDSANTNSDYLPARPAAVVGGSSSDEKRRKKKGVIRKVVYPFALVKPGGVEGDITLNDINERILMPPTRPVRHPVGDFACRPCVSADGPGLSGKAVVALTRIHTQGRGTITIIRTKG
- the LOC109948239 gene encoding non-specific lipid-transfer protein 4.1; its protein translation is MKGCLVCVFVFLVASRAFFEEVGAAGECGKTPIRSAATSLSPCLSSARNVRAKVPPTCCTKVGALISTAPKCLCAVLLSPLAKQAGINPAIAITIPKRCKIKNRRAGKKCGRYVVP
- the LOC18792896 gene encoding L-lactate dehydrogenase A — translated: MHKSSSGSSLGPGGLDLTQSFFKPISSAAPPSPTKRHTKISVVGAGNVGMAIAQTILTQDLADELVLIDVNPDKLRGEMLDLQHAAAFLPRTKILASVDYAVTVGSDLCIVTAGARQNLGESRLNLLQRNVALFRKIIPPLVKFSPDTILLIVSNPVDVLTHVAWKLSGFPSNRVLGSGTNLDSSRFRFLIADHLDVNAQDVQAYIVGEHGDSSVALWSSISVGGVPVLSFLEKQEIAYEKETLEEIHKAVVDSAYEVISLKGYTSWAIGYSVANLARSILRDQRKIHPVSVLAKGFYGVEGGEVFLSLPAQLGRGGVLGVTNIHLTDEEEQRLRDSARTILDVQSQLNLGI